A single window of Nocardioides kongjuensis DNA harbors:
- a CDS encoding DUF2231 domain-containing protein — protein sequence MEINGLPLHPLAVHAAVVLAPLVALLALASLVPSWRDRLRWPLVVGAVVAIGAVALAFVSGNSFRNANEFFSTPPSEITRRIDHHHALALKLLWTSIGFSAVALVSGLLHPEEGPLRWLLGLLLAGGAVAVIVLVVLTGDAGATAVWGGFNG from the coding sequence ATGGAGATCAACGGCCTTCCGCTGCACCCGCTCGCCGTTCACGCCGCCGTGGTGCTCGCGCCCCTCGTGGCCCTCCTCGCCCTCGCCTCGCTCGTGCCGTCGTGGCGCGACCGCCTGCGCTGGCCACTGGTGGTCGGTGCCGTGGTCGCGATCGGAGCGGTGGCGCTGGCCTTCGTCTCGGGCAACAGCTTCCGCAACGCCAACGAGTTCTTCTCGACCCCGCCCTCGGAGATCACCCGCCGGATCGACCACCACCACGCCCTCGCGCTGAAGCTGCTGTGGACCTCGATCGGGTTCAGCGCCGTCGCCCTGGTCTCCGGCCTGCTCCACCCCGAGGAGGGCCCGCTGCGCTGGCTCCTCGGCCTGCTCCTCGCCGGCGGCGCGGTCGCCGTCATCGTGCTCGTCGTCCTCACCGGCGACGCCGGCGCCACGGCGGTGTGGGGCGGCTTCAACGGGTGA
- a CDS encoding wax ester/triacylglycerol synthase family O-acyltransferase: protein MTRPANERPAIERMAGIDAGFLYMETPSVHMHTLKIALLEADEALTYDAFVAGMLSRLKRLPPLRRRVVEVPFGLNHPVWVTQPRIDVPHHIRRHRVGGPDNPGSMRDLEQLIGMIASTPLHRDHPLWELHYCEGLEGGRVAVVGKMHHALADGAAANALLANVTDVRSAATPEAVQEEYTSTDRLPSRLNLVRHAWADAAAQIRTIPALLLRTLLGILGVVRERRAGARSPVPVLHAPRVSFNGALTPLRSFATVTLPLGELKRVRAQHRAAGLDVTLNDIVLAVTSGALRRWMADHDERPASSLLAGVPVSADERDAVPRLGGNRVSNLFTTLATDVDDPVERLRTIAETTADAKRINAQLGSSILADWSQFTPPRPFAAAVRAYSRLNAASWHPAAFSAIVSNVPGPREPATVGGARLADLFSVGPLVDGIGLNVTVWSYVDRMNFSLLACPDLLPDVHVLASYLPDALAELDLEPPAAPAETPRRNLA from the coding sequence GTGACCCGCCCGGCCAACGAGCGCCCCGCCATCGAGAGGATGGCGGGGATCGACGCGGGGTTCCTCTACATGGAGACCCCGTCGGTCCACATGCACACGCTCAAGATCGCGCTGCTCGAGGCCGACGAGGCCCTGACGTACGACGCCTTCGTGGCCGGCATGCTGTCCCGGCTCAAGAGGCTCCCGCCCCTGCGCCGTCGGGTCGTCGAGGTGCCCTTCGGCCTCAACCACCCGGTCTGGGTGACCCAGCCTCGGATCGACGTGCCGCACCACATCCGGCGGCACCGGGTCGGCGGCCCCGACAACCCGGGCAGCATGCGCGACCTGGAGCAGCTGATCGGCATGATCGCGAGCACCCCGCTGCACCGGGACCACCCACTGTGGGAGCTCCACTACTGCGAGGGCCTCGAGGGAGGCCGGGTGGCCGTCGTCGGCAAGATGCACCACGCCCTCGCCGACGGCGCCGCCGCCAACGCACTGCTCGCCAACGTGACCGACGTGCGCTCCGCGGCCACGCCGGAGGCGGTGCAGGAGGAGTACACCTCGACCGACCGGCTGCCCAGCAGGCTCAACCTGGTCCGGCACGCCTGGGCCGACGCGGCCGCGCAGATCAGGACCATCCCGGCGCTGCTGCTGCGCACCCTGCTCGGCATCCTCGGCGTGGTCCGCGAGCGGCGGGCCGGCGCGAGGTCGCCGGTGCCGGTGCTGCACGCTCCCCGGGTGTCGTTCAACGGCGCCCTCACGCCGCTGCGCTCGTTCGCCACCGTCACGCTGCCGCTCGGCGAGCTCAAGCGGGTCCGCGCCCAGCACCGGGCCGCCGGCCTGGACGTCACCCTCAACGACATCGTCCTCGCCGTCACCTCCGGCGCCCTGCGCCGCTGGATGGCCGACCACGACGAGCGCCCGGCGTCCTCGCTGCTGGCCGGCGTCCCGGTGAGCGCCGACGAGCGGGACGCCGTGCCCCGGCTCGGGGGCAACCGCGTCTCCAACCTGTTCACGACCCTGGCCACCGACGTCGACGACCCGGTCGAGCGGCTGCGGACCATCGCCGAGACCACCGCCGACGCGAAGCGGATCAACGCCCAGCTGGGCTCCTCGATCCTCGCCGACTGGTCGCAGTTCACCCCGCCGCGCCCGTTCGCGGCCGCCGTGCGCGCCTACTCGCGGCTGAACGCGGCGTCGTGGCACCCCGCTGCGTTCTCCGCGATCGTGTCCAACGTCCCCGGCCCGCGCGAGCCGGCCACCGTCGGCGGCGCCCGTCTCGCCGACCTGTTCAGCGTCGGGCCGCTCGTCGACGGCATCGGCCTCAACGTCACCGTCTGGTCCTACGTCGACCGGATGAACTTCTCGCTCCTCGCCTGCCCCGACCTGCTGCCCGACGTCCACGTGCTGGCGTCGTACCTCCCCGACGCGCTGGCCGAGCTCGACCTCGAGCCGCCGGCGGCGCCCGCCGAGACCCCGCGAAGGAACCTTGCGTGA
- a CDS encoding alpha/beta fold hydrolase, whose translation MTTRVMKSATRHALKGSLTAARYGGRAAVLGMRTGIRRTQRFPALPELPAGRLLDLPGRGEAFVVDTGAPAGDPGAPTLLLFHGLATTSYLTWFSTLAELAATHRVVMLDQRWHGRGIVSERFSLEDCVDDAAAVLDQLGIASVVAVGYSMGGALAQLFWRRHPERTAGLVLASTAACWSQTRGDAMFYPTLHKANDRFRDRYRQRVLEVRAGLGDERHVGAEMSTWAWGEFRSTSAWAMPEVLGALGRFDARPWLGEVDVPTAVVVTGRDHAIATSRQRALAAAIPGATVHETPGGHASVVFDVHRWRPVFLAAVDEVVRHARPVTN comes from the coding sequence ATGACCACCCGTGTGATGAAGTCCGCGACCCGCCATGCCCTCAAGGGCTCGCTCACCGCTGCTCGGTACGGCGGCAGGGCAGCCGTGCTCGGCATGCGGACCGGCATCCGGCGCACCCAGCGCTTCCCGGCGCTGCCCGAGCTGCCGGCCGGCCGCCTCCTCGACCTGCCCGGGCGGGGTGAGGCGTTCGTGGTCGACACCGGCGCCCCCGCGGGGGACCCCGGTGCGCCGACCCTGCTGCTCTTCCACGGTCTGGCCACGACGTCCTACCTCACCTGGTTCAGCACCCTCGCCGAGCTGGCCGCGACCCACCGGGTGGTGATGCTCGACCAGCGCTGGCACGGCCGCGGCATCGTCTCGGAGCGGTTCTCCCTCGAGGACTGCGTCGACGACGCCGCCGCGGTCCTCGACCAGCTCGGCATCGCCTCGGTGGTGGCCGTCGGCTACTCCATGGGCGGCGCCCTGGCCCAGCTCTTCTGGCGCCGGCACCCCGAGCGCACCGCGGGCCTGGTGCTCGCCTCGACCGCCGCCTGCTGGAGCCAGACCCGCGGCGACGCGATGTTCTACCCGACGCTCCACAAGGCCAACGACCGCTTCCGCGACCGCTACCGCCAGCGGGTGCTCGAGGTGCGCGCGGGCCTGGGCGACGAGCGGCACGTCGGTGCGGAGATGTCCACGTGGGCGTGGGGCGAGTTCCGCAGCACCAGCGCCTGGGCGATGCCCGAGGTGCTCGGGGCCCTGGGCCGCTTCGACGCCCGGCCCTGGCTGGGGGAGGTCGACGTCCCCACGGCCGTCGTCGTCACCGGCCGCGACCACGCCATCGCGACCTCACGACAGCGCGCGCTGGCGGCCGCGATCCCCGGTGCGACCGTCCACGAGACCCCCGGTGGCCACGCCTCGGTCGTCTTCGACGTGCACCGCTGGCGCCCGGTGTTCCTCGCCGCCGTCGACGAGGTCGTACGGCACGCGCGACCCGTCACAAACTAG
- a CDS encoding CBS domain-containing protein — MRIADVLGSKSLRDVVTISPEAGVRELLALLSEHNIGAVVVSSDGTSLDGIVSERDVVRRLHSDGTVINNVVSAIMTTEVSTCSPDDDLDDVLAVMTERRFRHIPATDGERVVGIVSIGDLVKHKIDQLQFERDQLDNYVHQS, encoded by the coding sequence ATGCGCATCGCTGACGTGCTCGGTTCGAAGTCGCTTCGCGACGTGGTCACCATCAGTCCCGAGGCCGGGGTCCGCGAGCTGCTCGCGCTGCTCTCGGAGCACAACATCGGTGCGGTGGTGGTGAGCTCCGACGGCACCTCTCTCGACGGGATCGTGTCCGAGCGCGACGTCGTACGCCGTCTGCACAGCGACGGCACGGTCATCAACAACGTCGTCTCGGCGATCATGACGACCGAGGTGAGCACCTGCTCCCCCGACGACGACCTCGACGACGTCCTCGCGGTGATGACCGAGCGCCGGTTCCGCCACATCCCCGCCACCGACGGCGAGCGGGTGGTCGGCATCGTCAGCATCGGCGACCTGGTGAAGCACAAGATCGACCAGCTGCAGTTCGAGCGCGACCAGCTCGACAACTACGTCCACCAGTCCTGA
- the rsgA gene encoding ribosome small subunit-dependent GTPase A: MPRYDEHDVEHYERPRRRTRPRTKERPAHEDAVEGLVVTVDRGRFTLLIDDRTVMAMKARPLGRKGVVVGDRVRVVGDVSGADGSLARIVEVLERSSTLRRTADDDDPVERVIVANVTQLVIVTALADPEPRPRWIDRALVAAYDGGMAPLLCLTKADLEDPETLLATYRSLGVPWEVTRRDADRTIIGLDALHGRLRGETSVLIGHSGVGKSTLVNALVPDARRETGHVNAVTGQGRHTSTSALMLPLADGDGWIIDTPGIRSFGLAHVQPEHLIEAFPDLDEMTEDCPRGCTHGDDEPECGLDEAVAAGEADPERVASFRRLLAARSVTDY, encoded by the coding sequence ATGCCGCGGTACGACGAGCACGACGTCGAGCACTACGAGCGCCCGCGTCGTCGTACCCGGCCCCGGACCAAGGAGCGCCCGGCGCACGAGGACGCCGTCGAGGGCCTCGTCGTCACCGTCGACCGCGGCCGGTTCACGCTGCTCATCGACGACCGCACCGTGATGGCCATGAAGGCCCGCCCGCTGGGCCGCAAGGGCGTGGTCGTCGGCGACCGGGTCCGGGTGGTCGGGGACGTGTCCGGCGCCGACGGCTCGCTCGCACGGATCGTCGAGGTGCTCGAGCGCAGCAGCACGCTACGTCGTACGGCTGACGACGACGACCCGGTGGAGCGCGTCATCGTCGCCAACGTCACCCAGCTCGTCATCGTCACCGCCCTCGCCGACCCCGAGCCGCGGCCGCGGTGGATCGACCGGGCGCTGGTGGCGGCGTACGACGGCGGGATGGCGCCGCTGCTCTGCCTCACGAAGGCGGACCTGGAGGACCCCGAGACACTGCTGGCGACGTACCGCTCACTCGGGGTGCCGTGGGAGGTGACCCGCCGCGACGCCGACCGCACCATCATCGGCCTGGACGCGCTGCACGGCCGGCTGCGCGGCGAGACCAGCGTGCTGATCGGGCACAGCGGTGTGGGGAAGTCCACGCTCGTCAACGCGCTGGTCCCCGACGCGCGGCGCGAGACCGGGCACGTGAACGCGGTGACCGGTCAGGGCCGGCACACGTCGACGTCCGCACTCATGCTGCCGCTGGCCGACGGTGACGGCTGGATCATCGACACCCCCGGCATCCGCTCGTTCGGGCTCGCGCACGTCCAGCCCGAGCACCTGATCGAGGCGTTCCCCGACCTCGACGAGATGACCGAGGACTGCCCCCGCGGCTGCACCCACGGCGACGACGAGCCGGAGTGCGGGCTCGACGAGGCGGTCGCGGCCGGCGAGGCCGACCCCGAGCGGGTGGCGTCCTTCCGACGGCTGCTCGCCGCGCGCTCGGTCACCGACTACTGA
- the hisN gene encoding histidinol-phosphatase: protein MAAPDYTDDLRLAHLLADDADSLTQARFRALDLHVMSKPDLTPVTDADQAVEESIRRTLSKARSRDAVTGEEQGTSGHSQRRWIVDPIDGTKNYVRGVPVWATLISLVVDDEVVLGVVSAPALQRRWWASAGQGAWTGKSLMKATECRVSDVRRLEDASFSYSSISGWEDRGLGEDMLALMRRVWRTRAYGDFWSYMLLAEGAVDIAAEPELEVYDMAALDIIVREAGGRFTSLEGRDGPWGGNALASNGHLHEAALSFLGSVSDLDDDPDWPRTGPGSVSDLRSHRHRVSDETSDGEGAPE from the coding sequence GTGGCTGCCCCCGACTACACCGACGACCTGCGTCTGGCACACCTGCTGGCCGACGACGCGGACTCGCTCACCCAGGCCCGCTTCCGCGCGCTCGACCTGCACGTGATGAGCAAGCCGGACCTGACCCCGGTGACCGACGCCGACCAGGCGGTCGAGGAGTCGATCCGTCGTACCCTCTCCAAGGCGCGCAGCCGCGACGCCGTCACCGGCGAGGAGCAGGGCACCTCCGGGCACTCCCAGCGGCGCTGGATCGTCGACCCGATCGACGGCACCAAGAACTACGTGCGCGGCGTGCCGGTCTGGGCGACGTTGATCTCGCTGGTCGTCGACGACGAGGTCGTCCTCGGCGTCGTGTCCGCCCCCGCGCTGCAGCGCCGGTGGTGGGCCTCGGCCGGCCAGGGCGCGTGGACCGGGAAGTCGCTGATGAAGGCGACCGAGTGCCGCGTCTCCGACGTACGACGCCTCGAGGACGCGTCCTTCTCCTACTCCTCGATCAGCGGCTGGGAGGACCGGGGCCTCGGCGAGGACATGCTCGCGCTGATGCGGCGCGTGTGGCGGACCCGGGCGTACGGCGACTTCTGGTCCTACATGCTCCTCGCGGAGGGCGCCGTCGACATCGCTGCCGAGCCCGAGCTCGAGGTCTACGACATGGCTGCGCTCGACATCATCGTGCGCGAGGCCGGCGGGCGGTTCACGTCCCTGGAGGGCCGCGACGGCCCGTGGGGTGGCAACGCGCTGGCCAGCAACGGGCACCTCCACGAGGCCGCGCTGTCCTTCCTCGGCAGCGTCAGCGACCTCGACGACGACCCCGACTGGCCGCGCACCGGACCGGGCAGCGTGTCCGACCTGCGCTCCCACCGGCACCGCGTGTCGGACGAGACCAGTGACGGCGAGGGCGCTCCCGAGTAG